Proteins co-encoded in one Leucobacter exalbidus genomic window:
- a CDS encoding M13 family metallopeptidase — MSNAAHASGIDLAELDPETRPQDDLYRHVNGRWMDRTEIPSDKARYGSFAVLAENAEAAVRDIITGTPAPAAGEGAQTQADKVAALYASFMDTELADTLGAAPIAGVLNRVSKIASIPELITVVGDLERQGLGGFYGMYIDNDPGDPARYIVFVMQGGLGLPDESYYREDQFAEIREQYQAHIARMLELAGATEPDTTDACETPGETPSEHVAGLAYGLEQRIAATHWDKVASRDIQKMYNLRSFAELAELTPQLDWTAYLAAMGAPESALAEVVAAQPDAISGLAALLVEDELEAWKAWLTWAVVRGSASLLSQELSLANFEFYGTALTGAPEQRDRWRRGVSFVEGSMGEAVGQLYVERHFDENAKGAMDELVGHLIEAYRDSITGLAWMSPETRERALEKLNKFTPKIGYPVKWRDYSALAVDSGDLFGNSRRVSEYEFARELAKIGKPIDRDEWFMTPQTVNAYYNPGFNEIVFPAAILQPPFFDVTWDAATNFGAIGAVIGHEIGHGFDDQGSRYDGDGKLVDWWTEADRTAFEKLTGALIEQYNALSPEGADGQLVNGELTIGENIGDLSGLEIAWKAYLRSLGGAESPVIDGLTGAERFFLAWSQAWQQKSRPEETKRLLAIDPHSPNEFRCNQIVKNLAAFHEAFATKPGDALWLDEAERVSIW; from the coding sequence ATGAGCAACGCAGCGCACGCTTCAGGCATCGACCTCGCAGAACTCGACCCCGAGACCCGCCCGCAAGACGATCTCTATCGTCACGTCAACGGGCGTTGGATGGATCGTACCGAGATTCCATCAGACAAGGCCCGCTACGGCTCATTCGCCGTGCTCGCCGAAAACGCTGAGGCCGCGGTGCGCGACATCATCACCGGCACCCCGGCACCCGCCGCGGGCGAGGGCGCACAGACCCAGGCCGATAAGGTCGCGGCCCTCTACGCCAGCTTTATGGACACCGAGCTGGCTGACACGTTGGGAGCCGCGCCCATCGCCGGCGTACTCAACCGCGTCAGCAAGATCGCCTCGATCCCCGAGCTGATCACCGTGGTCGGTGACCTCGAGCGCCAGGGCCTCGGCGGCTTCTACGGCATGTACATCGACAACGATCCGGGCGACCCCGCCCGCTACATCGTGTTCGTGATGCAGGGCGGCCTCGGCCTGCCCGACGAGTCCTACTACCGCGAAGACCAGTTCGCCGAGATTCGCGAGCAGTACCAGGCACACATCGCGCGCATGCTCGAACTGGCCGGCGCCACCGAGCCCGACACCACCGACGCCTGCGAGACGCCCGGCGAAACCCCGTCAGAGCACGTCGCGGGCCTCGCCTACGGCCTCGAGCAGCGCATCGCCGCCACCCACTGGGACAAGGTCGCCAGCCGCGACATCCAGAAGATGTACAACCTGCGCAGCTTCGCCGAGCTCGCCGAGCTCACCCCGCAGCTCGACTGGACGGCCTACCTCGCCGCGATGGGCGCCCCCGAGAGCGCGCTTGCCGAGGTCGTCGCCGCACAGCCCGACGCCATCTCGGGCCTCGCCGCCCTGCTCGTCGAAGACGAACTTGAAGCCTGGAAGGCCTGGCTGACCTGGGCCGTTGTGCGCGGCTCGGCTTCGCTGCTGTCGCAGGAGCTCTCGCTCGCCAACTTCGAGTTCTACGGCACCGCCCTCACCGGTGCCCCTGAGCAGCGCGACCGCTGGCGCCGCGGCGTCTCATTCGTCGAGGGTTCGATGGGCGAGGCCGTCGGCCAGCTCTACGTCGAACGCCACTTTGATGAGAACGCCAAGGGCGCCATGGACGAGCTCGTCGGCCACCTCATTGAGGCCTACCGCGACTCGATCACCGGCCTCGCCTGGATGAGCCCCGAGACCCGCGAACGCGCCCTCGAGAAGCTCAACAAGTTCACCCCCAAGATCGGCTACCCCGTGAAGTGGCGCGACTACTCGGCGCTCGCCGTCGACTCGGGCGACCTGTTTGGCAACTCACGCCGCGTCTCTGAGTACGAGTTCGCCCGTGAGCTGGCCAAGATCGGCAAGCCCATCGACCGCGATGAGTGGTTCATGACCCCGCAGACGGTCAACGCGTACTACAACCCGGGCTTCAATGAGATCGTGTTCCCCGCTGCGATCCTGCAGCCCCCGTTCTTCGACGTGACGTGGGATGCCGCGACCAACTTTGGCGCGATCGGCGCTGTTATCGGCCACGAGATCGGCCACGGCTTCGACGACCAGGGCTCGCGCTACGACGGCGACGGCAAGCTCGTTGACTGGTGGACTGAGGCCGACCGCACCGCGTTCGAGAAGCTCACCGGTGCCCTCATCGAGCAGTACAACGCACTGTCACCCGAGGGGGCCGACGGCCAGCTGGTCAACGGCGAGCTCACCATCGGTGAGAACATCGGCGACCTCTCGGGTCTCGAGATCGCGTGGAAGGCGTACCTGCGCTCGCTGGGCGGCGCCGAATCACCCGTGATCGACGGGCTCACCGGTGCCGAGCGCTTCTTCCTTGCCTGGTCACAGGCCTGGCAGCAGAAGTCGCGCCCCGAAGAGACGAAGCGCCTGCTGGCGATCGACCCGCACTCGCCCAATGAGTTTCGGTGCAACCAGATCGTAAAGAACCTCGCGGCCTTCCACGAGGCCTTCGCGACGAAGCCCGGCGATGCGCTGTGGCTCGACGAGGCCGAGCGCGTCTCGATCTGGTAG
- a CDS encoding ATP-binding cassette domain-containing protein: protein MSAQASELLRVSDLTVHAGDTPLVASMSFSVAPGERVGLIGESGSGKSLTSLALTALLPAGLTAAGSVRLTGVETVGASEAALKPLRGAVAAMVFQEPLTALDPLMRVGKQIAEPMRRHLGLRGAALEAAVTAALAEVSLSESRLARAFPHELSGGQRQRVAIAIALAAQPQLLVADEPTTALDVTVQAEVLALLGRLVVERGMGLLFVSHDLAVVSRMTDRVLVLQHGRTVEEGAVLDLLRAPQHPYTAQLVAHARALDTALDGAGAGADAGNAGLGAEADSRSAGAPRAEGGAQ, encoded by the coding sequence ATGAGCGCCCAGGCATCCGAACTGCTGCGCGTGAGCGACCTCACGGTGCACGCGGGCGACACCCCCCTCGTGGCCAGCATGTCGTTCTCGGTCGCGCCCGGTGAGCGGGTGGGGCTGATTGGCGAATCCGGATCAGGGAAATCCCTCACCTCCCTCGCCCTCACCGCCCTGCTTCCGGCCGGCCTCACGGCCGCGGGATCGGTGCGGTTGACCGGGGTGGAGACCGTGGGCGCGAGCGAGGCCGCGCTGAAGCCGCTGCGCGGCGCGGTCGCCGCCATGGTGTTTCAGGAGCCGCTCACCGCGCTCGACCCGCTGATGCGGGTGGGCAAGCAGATCGCCGAACCCATGCGCCGTCACCTCGGGCTGCGCGGCGCTGCCCTCGAGGCCGCCGTCACGGCGGCGCTCGCCGAGGTCAGCCTGTCGGAGTCGCGGCTCGCACGCGCGTTTCCCCACGAGCTCTCGGGCGGGCAGCGGCAGCGCGTCGCCATCGCGATCGCCCTCGCGGCGCAGCCGCAGCTACTCGTCGCCGATGAACCGACGACCGCGCTCGACGTCACCGTGCAGGCCGAGGTGCTCGCACTGCTCGGCCGGCTCGTGGTGGAGCGCGGCATGGGGCTGCTATTTGTGAGCCACGACCTCGCCGTCGTCTCGCGCATGACCGACCGCGTGCTGGTGCTGCAGCACGGGCGCACCGTTGAGGAGGGCGCCGTGCTCGATCTGCTGCGCGCCCCGCAGCACCCCTACACGGCGCAGCTCGTGGCACACGCCCGCGCGCTCGACACAGCGCTCGACGGTGCTGGTGCTGGCGCTGATGCTGGCAATGCCGGGCTTGGCGCTGAGGCCGATTCACGCAGTGCGGGAGCCCCTCGCGCAGAAGGCGGTGCACAGTGA
- a CDS encoding ABC transporter substrate-binding protein → MPSLKKHFFTAAGVIAVSAIALTGCAGSSGGSGATGADATINIGSLYEPVNLSNTAGGGQGVTEALTGNVYESLSKLNDDGTISPMLATDHEVSEDGLTYTYKLREDVSFQSGKQLTSADVKASIEAVLAPDSQSARKGSLEVITGIETPDDYTVVLTLSQPSISLHYLLSYIWIVNADATDIEKEADGTGPYTLGQWKRGSTLTLERWDDYWGEPASNKQVVFNYFTDATAEDTALSSGRVDLITSVQNPDSLAQFESGDKFTISEGQSTTKELLAFNDRVAPFDDAKVRQAVYSAVDREKLLNAIWGDYGTLIGSMVPPSDPWYEDLNDLNPYDVDRSKKLLAEAGLEDGFSFTLDTPSYDPHPAVAELLQSELKKVGIEVKINTISADEWYTKVFKERDFEATLQEHVNDRDVVWYGNPDFYWGYDNAEVTEWVSRAEQAPTEAEQTELLKKANKQIATDAASVWLYLYPQIVVASTDVEGYPINGLNSQFFAYDIVKN, encoded by the coding sequence ATGCCTTCCCTGAAGAAGCACTTCTTCACCGCAGCGGGCGTCATCGCCGTCTCGGCGATCGCGCTCACCGGTTGCGCAGGATCGAGCGGAGGCAGCGGCGCGACCGGCGCCGACGCCACGATCAACATCGGCTCACTGTACGAGCCGGTCAACCTGAGTAACACCGCGGGCGGCGGCCAGGGTGTCACCGAGGCCCTCACCGGCAACGTGTACGAGAGCCTGTCAAAGCTGAACGACGACGGCACGATCTCGCCGATGCTCGCCACCGATCACGAGGTGAGCGAAGACGGCCTCACCTACACGTACAAGCTGCGCGAAGACGTGTCGTTCCAGTCGGGCAAGCAGCTCACCTCTGCAGACGTGAAGGCCAGCATTGAGGCCGTGCTCGCCCCCGATTCGCAGTCGGCACGCAAGGGCAGCCTCGAGGTCATCACCGGCATCGAAACCCCCGACGACTACACGGTCGTGCTGACGCTGAGCCAGCCGTCGATCTCGCTGCACTACCTGCTGTCGTACATCTGGATCGTCAACGCCGATGCCACCGACATCGAGAAGGAAGCCGACGGCACCGGCCCCTACACGCTCGGTCAGTGGAAGCGCGGCTCGACGCTCACGCTCGAGCGCTGGGATGACTACTGGGGTGAGCCCGCCTCAAACAAGCAGGTCGTGTTCAACTACTTCACCGACGCTACCGCCGAAGACACGGCGCTGAGCAGCGGCCGCGTCGACCTCATCACGAGCGTGCAGAACCCCGATTCGCTCGCGCAGTTTGAGTCGGGCGACAAGTTCACCATCAGCGAGGGGCAGTCGACCACGAAGGAGCTGCTCGCGTTCAATGACCGCGTCGCTCCCTTCGACGACGCCAAGGTGCGCCAGGCCGTGTACTCGGCGGTTGATCGCGAGAAGCTGCTGAACGCTATCTGGGGCGACTACGGCACCCTGATCGGTTCGATGGTGCCGCCGAGCGACCCCTGGTACGAGGATCTCAACGACCTCAACCCCTACGACGTTGACCGCTCGAAGAAGCTGCTCGCTGAAGCCGGCCTTGAAGACGGCTTCTCGTTCACGCTCGACACCCCGAGCTACGACCCGCACCCGGCGGTCGCCGAGCTGCTGCAGTCAGAGCTCAAAAAGGTGGGCATCGAGGTCAAGATCAACACGATCAGCGCCGACGAGTGGTACACCAAGGTGTTCAAGGAGCGCGACTTCGAGGCGACGCTGCAAGAGCACGTCAACGACCGCGACGTCGTTTGGTACGGCAACCCCGACTTCTACTGGGGCTACGACAACGCCGAGGTCACCGAGTGGGTCTCGCGCGCCGAGCAGGCCCCCACCGAGGCCGAGCAGACCGAGCTGTTGAAGAAGGCCAACAAGCAGATCGCCACCGATGCGGCAAGCGTGTGGCTCTACCTGTACCCGCAGATTGTGGTCGCCTCGACCGATGTTGAGGGATACCCGATCAACGGCCTGAACTCGCAGTTCTTCGCTTACGATATCGTCAAGAACTAA
- a CDS encoding SRPBCC domain-containing protein, translating into MTTPIEVSQQLNSVTRSLRFTELDGAPLNVQTLTQSLPTSLDEVWAAVSRADRIAAWFLPLTGDLSLGGRYQFAGNAGGEVLECHPPVADSGESGESADTSETETSAPAARTAGYRVTWEMGGGATWLTVRLSSQGPAQTRFELEHAALAADVPADMWETFGPGATGVGWDGGLLGLSLHLGAVAGSLSPAEAEAWATTAEGQSFYRGAADHWAVAHVAAGASIEQAQRSADATFGFYTGQAPSA; encoded by the coding sequence GTGACGACCCCCATTGAAGTTTCTCAGCAGCTCAATTCAGTAACCCGCAGCCTGCGTTTCACCGAGCTCGACGGCGCACCCCTCAACGTGCAAACGCTCACGCAGTCGCTGCCGACATCGCTCGATGAGGTGTGGGCTGCGGTGAGCCGCGCAGACCGCATCGCCGCCTGGTTTCTGCCGCTCACGGGTGACCTCTCGCTCGGTGGGCGCTACCAGTTCGCGGGCAACGCTGGCGGCGAGGTGCTCGAGTGCCACCCACCCGTGGCCGACTCTGGCGAGAGCGGTGAATCAGCTGACACGAGTGAGACCGAGACCTCAGCGCCCGCGGCCCGCACCGCCGGGTATCGCGTGACGTGGGAGATGGGTGGCGGCGCCACCTGGCTGACGGTGCGCCTTTCCTCTCAGGGCCCGGCTCAAACCCGTTTCGAGCTCGAGCACGCGGCCCTCGCCGCAGACGTTCCCGCAGATATGTGGGAGACGTTTGGCCCGGGCGCGACGGGGGTCGGCTGGGACGGCGGCCTGCTCGGGCTTTCCTTGCACCTGGGCGCCGTGGCGGGCAGCCTCTCCCCCGCAGAGGCCGAGGCGTGGGCCACGACCGCTGAGGGGCAGAGCTTCTACCGGGGCGCTGCCGATCACTGGGCCGTGGCCCACGTGGCCGCGGGTGCCTCGATCGAGCAGGCGCAGCGCTCGGCCGATGCGACCTTTGGGTTCTACACCGGCCAGGCGCCTAGCGCTTAA
- a CDS encoding rhodanese-related sulfurtransferase, whose amino-acid sequence MSHPKILLYYVFAPVADPEAVKLWQRELCESLGLRGRIIISKHGINGTVGGEIDACKQYLRSTREYTPFAGLEVKWSEGTGFAETKPVRLHGVDRTVPWQRLTDFPKLSVKVRDELVAFGIPDETEVSPAGVVGGGKHLSPQAVNDLVEERGDDVVFFDGRNAWEAEIGKFKDAIVPDVRTTHDFISQIESGAYDSLKGRPVVTYCTGGIRCEILSAAMVKRGFDEVYQVDGGIVRYGETFGNDGLWEGSLAVFDGREALDFAPGAAVLGRCLVCDEPSNQLADCSAARDCRNRFVACATHEQVVCAEHAATAKQTAQ is encoded by the coding sequence GTGAGCCACCCGAAGATTTTGCTGTACTACGTATTCGCGCCCGTTGCCGACCCCGAGGCGGTCAAGCTGTGGCAGCGTGAGCTGTGTGAATCGCTTGGCCTGCGCGGGCGCATCATCATCTCGAAGCACGGCATTAATGGCACCGTCGGCGGCGAGATCGATGCCTGCAAGCAGTACCTGCGCAGCACCCGCGAGTACACGCCTTTCGCAGGCCTCGAGGTGAAGTGGAGCGAGGGCACCGGGTTCGCCGAGACCAAGCCGGTGCGATTGCACGGCGTTGATCGCACGGTGCCGTGGCAGCGCCTCACCGACTTTCCCAAGCTCAGCGTGAAGGTGCGTGACGAACTCGTCGCGTTCGGCATCCCCGACGAGACCGAGGTCTCCCCCGCCGGTGTGGTCGGCGGCGGTAAGCACCTCTCGCCCCAGGCCGTCAATGACCTCGTGGAGGAGCGCGGCGATGACGTCGTCTTCTTCGACGGGCGCAACGCATGGGAAGCCGAGATCGGCAAGTTTAAAGACGCCATCGTGCCCGATGTGCGCACCACCCACGATTTCATTTCGCAGATCGAGTCGGGCGCCTACGACAGCCTCAAGGGCCGCCCCGTCGTGACCTACTGCACGGGCGGCATTCGCTGCGAGATTCTCTCGGCAGCCATGGTGAAGCGCGGCTTCGACGAGGTGTACCAGGTCGACGGTGGCATCGTGCGCTACGGCGAAACGTTTGGCAACGACGGGCTGTGGGAGGGTTCCCTCGCGGTGTTTGACGGCCGCGAGGCGCTCGATTTCGCCCCCGGTGCTGCCGTGCTCGGCCGCTGCCTCGTGTGCGACGAGCCCTCGAACCAGCTCGCCGACTGCTCGGCAGCGCGCGACTGCCGCAATCGCTTCGTGGCGTGCGCAACGCACGAGCAAGTCGTGTGCGCAGAGCACGCGGCCACAGCGAAGCAGACCGCGCAGTAA
- a CDS encoding DUF1684 domain-containing protein produces the protein MSATKDTDLSTAISAHDDWRTNRHTSLTGPTGNLSLTLTRWFPTGTTEAEAAAEVSAARADAADGVTVTELSRRNINTDAPEFGLRVWDANSAAIQAFTGVDAFDYNPDWVVDAQFTPVSSDRTVPFEHIRDAGGTRNLVVPGDITFERDGQTFTLAAFDDDGTLLLVFGDPTNRATDDTQTYGAGRFLFVEFVEGETNHAAGGAVRLDFNRAFVPPCGFSVQYNCPMPPAQNRLPWAVHAGEKLPRFSDGFDIYA, from the coding sequence ATGAGCGCGACGAAGGACACCGACTTGAGTACTGCAATCTCCGCGCACGATGACTGGCGCACGAACCGGCACACCTCGCTGACCGGTCCCACCGGCAACCTCAGCCTGACCCTCACCCGGTGGTTCCCCACCGGCACCACCGAGGCTGAAGCTGCGGCCGAGGTGTCGGCCGCGCGCGCAGACGCCGCCGACGGTGTCACCGTGACCGAGCTGTCGCGCCGCAACATCAACACCGATGCGCCCGAGTTTGGGCTGCGCGTGTGGGACGCGAACTCTGCTGCGATTCAGGCGTTCACGGGCGTGGACGCCTTCGACTACAACCCCGACTGGGTCGTTGACGCGCAGTTCACCCCCGTGAGCTCAGACCGCACCGTGCCCTTCGAACACATTCGCGACGCCGGCGGCACCCGCAACCTCGTGGTGCCCGGCGACATCACGTTCGAGCGCGATGGCCAAACCTTTACGCTCGCCGCGTTTGACGACGATGGCACGCTGCTGCTCGTCTTCGGTGATCCCACCAACCGGGCCACCGATGACACACAGACCTATGGTGCGGGCCGGTTCTTGTTCGTCGAGTTCGTTGAGGGTGAGACGAACCACGCTGCTGGCGGTGCGGTGCGCCTCGATTTCAACCGCGCCTTCGTGCCGCCGTGTGGCTTCTCGGTGCAGTACAACTGCCCGATGCCGCCCGCACAGAACCGGCTGCCGTGGGCCGTGCACGCCGGCGAGAAGCTGCCCCGCTTCTCAGATGGCTTCGACATCTACGCGTAA
- a CDS encoding ABC transporter ATP-binding protein has protein sequence MTLLEARDVDFSYGKRLTLEGINLAVAAGDSVGIVGESGAGKSTLLSLLLGLAAPSRGEILFEGAPLQLRNRALMRKFRGSVQAVFQDPYSSLDPRQRIDRIVAEPLESLGLARGAEARTRVLAALESVGLPSDAATRYPHEFSGGQRQRIAIARATVVAPRVLIADEPVSALDVSTRTQVIELVNELRASHGLALVMVSHDLGTVAATCDRTAVLERGRLVEVGPTSEILVSPREAYTQRLISAIPRLPA, from the coding sequence GTGACGCTTCTGGAAGCCCGCGACGTCGACTTTTCATACGGCAAGCGGCTCACCCTCGAGGGCATCAACCTCGCGGTTGCCGCCGGCGACTCGGTGGGCATTGTGGGGGAGTCGGGGGCAGGTAAATCGACCCTGCTATCGCTGCTCTTGGGGCTTGCCGCCCCGAGTCGCGGCGAGATCTTGTTCGAGGGTGCCCCTCTGCAGCTGCGCAACCGCGCCCTCATGCGCAAGTTTCGTGGCTCGGTGCAGGCGGTCTTCCAAGACCCCTACTCGTCGCTCGACCCGCGCCAGCGCATCGACCGCATCGTCGCCGAGCCCCTGGAATCGTTGGGGCTCGCGCGCGGCGCTGAGGCGCGCACCCGGGTGCTCGCGGCGCTCGAATCGGTGGGGCTCCCCAGCGATGCTGCGACCCGATACCCGCACGAATTCTCGGGCGGCCAGCGCCAGCGCATCGCCATCGCTCGCGCCACGGTGGTGGCGCCACGCGTGCTCATCGCCGATGAACCGGTCAGCGCGCTCGACGTCAGCACTCGCACCCAGGTCATTGAGCTCGTCAACGAGCTGCGCGCCAGCCACGGGCTCGCGCTCGTGATGGTGTCGCACGACCTCGGCACCGTCGCGGCCACCTGTGATCGCACCGCGGTGCTCGAGCGCGGCCGCCTCGTCGAGGTCGGCCCCACAAGCGAGATTCTGGTGTCACCGCGCGAGGCCTACACGCAGCGCCTCATCTCGGCGATTCCGCGGCTGCCGGCGTAA
- a CDS encoding ABC transporter permease: MLGYVLRRGALLLGSFAIAMVLIFVLLRLLPGDPANALLSVGATDEQIAAAQAQVGSDQPLIMQFGAWAAQILRFDLGESVITGAAIGPDVAARLQVTLPLTLMAFVIAVVVALVAGVTSAVRADKWYGVALSGVAQLGIAVPVFWIGMILVWVFGLLLGWFPTGGFPTDDWAYPSDAISSLALPAIAIAIVMGASLTRYVRSATLDVLGSDYLRTARAHGSGFGEALWRHGLRNGAVPVISVLGIELASTLLGAVVVESVFALPGLGSYLVDGIAKHDFAAIQGVLVVTTLMVLLVGFAADIAQRIVDPRLRAQTKASA; encoded by the coding sequence ATGCTCGGATACGTGCTGCGACGTGGCGCGCTCCTGCTCGGATCATTCGCAATTGCGATGGTGCTGATCTTTGTGCTGCTGCGGCTGTTGCCCGGCGACCCCGCGAACGCGCTGCTGTCGGTGGGCGCGACCGATGAACAGATCGCGGCCGCGCAGGCGCAGGTGGGCTCTGACCAGCCACTGATCATGCAGTTTGGGGCCTGGGCCGCACAGATTCTGCGGTTCGACCTGGGCGAATCGGTGATCACCGGCGCCGCAATCGGCCCCGATGTGGCCGCGAGACTGCAGGTCACGCTGCCGCTCACCCTGATGGCGTTTGTGATCGCCGTCGTGGTCGCCCTCGTGGCCGGTGTGACGAGCGCCGTGCGCGCCGACAAATGGTACGGCGTCGCCCTCTCGGGGGTCGCGCAGCTGGGCATCGCGGTGCCCGTGTTTTGGATCGGCATGATCCTCGTGTGGGTATTTGGGTTGCTGCTGGGCTGGTTTCCCACCGGCGGGTTTCCGACCGACGACTGGGCGTACCCGAGCGACGCGATCTCGTCGCTCGCGCTGCCCGCGATCGCTATTGCGATCGTGATGGGGGCCTCCCTCACGCGGTATGTGCGCTCGGCCACGCTCGATGTGCTCGGCAGCGACTACCTGCGCACCGCCCGCGCCCACGGCTCGGGCTTTGGCGAGGCGCTGTGGCGTCATGGGCTGCGCAACGGTGCGGTGCCCGTGATCTCGGTGCTTGGCATTGAACTTGCGTCGACGCTGCTGGGCGCCGTGGTGGTGGAGAGCGTGTTTGCGCTGCCCGGCCTCGGCAGCTACCTCGTCGACGGCATCGCGAAGCACGACTTCGCCGCTATCCAGGGAGTGCTTGTGGTCACCACACTGATGGTGCTGCTCGTCGGCTTTGCCGCCGATATTGCGCAGCGCATCGTCGACCCGCGGCTGCGGGCCCAGACGAAGGCCAGCGCATGA
- a CDS encoding ABC transporter permease — MTAPITGATELPGGAGGAGGSGSKNATQPATTNAPQRRPRLSATLWVGAAMVALIVVIALVSLVWLPYPLDDTTGGRLEGPNAQHLLGTDKLGRDLVSQLMVGARIALMVGAGSVVIAAVIGVTVGIIAALATSWVDDAISAFIDVAIAFPVLLTAMLIVALQPPSLGSAIVAIGLAMSAVVARIARILAKTTASAQFVTAARTSGTGTWGIVRRHLLPNMAPTLYVTFALQFGAAVLAEASLSYLGLGAPPPNASWGRLLQEAQGTVLTAPAGAIAPGLALVVLVLGVNFVADGLRDVADPTRRKKSKV; from the coding sequence ATGACCGCCCCGATCACCGGCGCCACCGAGCTGCCCGGTGGAGCTGGGGGAGCCGGGGGATCCGGATCAAAGAACGCAACTCAGCCCGCAACCACGAACGCACCCCAGCGCCGCCCGCGCTTGAGCGCCACCCTGTGGGTCGGCGCCGCGATGGTCGCGCTGATCGTTGTGATCGCGCTCGTGTCGCTCGTGTGGCTGCCGTACCCGCTCGATGACACCACCGGTGGCCGGCTCGAGGGCCCGAACGCGCAGCACCTGCTCGGCACCGACAAGCTCGGCCGCGACCTCGTCAGCCAGCTGATGGTGGGCGCGCGCATCGCGCTGATGGTGGGCGCCGGGTCAGTCGTGATCGCGGCCGTCATCGGTGTCACCGTGGGCATCATTGCCGCGCTCGCCACCTCGTGGGTCGACGACGCGATCTCGGCGTTCATCGACGTCGCCATCGCGTTCCCGGTGTTGCTCACCGCGATGCTGATCGTGGCGCTGCAGCCGCCGTCGCTGGGGTCTGCGATCGTCGCGATCGGACTCGCGATGTCGGCCGTGGTCGCCCGCATCGCCCGCATTCTCGCGAAAACGACCGCGTCGGCGCAGTTCGTCACCGCGGCCCGCACGAGCGGCACGGGCACCTGGGGCATCGTGCGCCGGCACCTGCTGCCGAACATGGCGCCCACGCTGTACGTCACGTTTGCGCTGCAGTTTGGCGCGGCCGTGCTCGCCGAGGCGAGCCTGTCGTATCTGGGGCTCGGCGCCCCGCCGCCAAACGCGTCGTGGGGCCGGTTGTTGCAGGAGGCCCAGGGCACCGTGCTCACCGCGCCCGCTGGAGCCATCGCGCCCGGCCTCGCTCTCGTCGTGCTGGTGCTCGGCGTGAATTTTGTCGCCGATGGCCTGCGTGACGTCGCCGATCCCACGAGACGAAAGAAGAGCAAGGTATGA